TGCCTCTTTTTTTGAACGTGACAAATTCTGATTGTAGAAATATTGTCTTGCATATTCATATTGGGAAGCATTGTATATTTTGGTCTGATAAAGATTTTCAGCTAGATTGAATCTGTAATTTTCTTTCTGTGTAAAATATTGAGACTGTTGAGCATCGGAAATTCCGAAATAAATGACCGCAGCCGCTAAAAGTATTTTTTTTGATTTCATTCTTTTTTGAATAAAAAAATTAGTCTATTATATCAACGAAAGTATTGAAAACTTATTGCTTAAACAAGTCTGCGGCGGGAGTTTAAGGAAAAATATGGAAAATTTAGCTATTTTTTAACATACTTTTATAATTATCATTACTTTTGTTTTTTTTCAAATCAAATATAGTTATTGGATGAATCAACTTTTTAGAAGAAAAATCTACTCAGATACGGACACCTCAACGGGTCTCTTAAGGGTATTGGGAGTATGGGACATTGTATTTTTTGGTATTGCGGCCATCATAGGTGCAGGAAGTTTCAGCAGCTTAGGTGAAGCCGTTTTCAGAGGAGGTCCCGGTGTTATCCTTCTATATTTGATATGTGGATTTGCCTGCGGATTTACAGCGTTATGTTATGCTGAATTTGCCAGCAGAATCCCTACGGCCGGCTCAGCGTACACCTATGCTTATGCCAGTTTCGGGGAGCTTATTGCCTGGATTATCGGCTGGGCACTGATCATGGAATATTCTTTCGGCAATATTTACGTGGCCTTTTCATGGTCTGATTATTTCACCAGCTTTTTAGAGCGTCTCGGAATGCACATTCCTGATTATCTTACCTGCAGTTATACTGAAGCCCGGAAAGCTTTCCAAAACGGTTCTGAAAATAAAGAGTTACTCAATGCATGGAAAAGCGCTCCGCTAATCGGAAGCCTGAAGTTTATCGTAGACATTCCGGCTTTGGTCATTAATGGCTTGATTACTTGGCTTTGCTATGTTGGTGTAAAAGAAAGTAAGAATTTCAACAACTCTCTTGTGATCTTAAAACTGGCTGTTATTGTACTGGTAATACTTGTTGGTTGTGCATATGTAAATAGCGAAAACTGGACTCCAGTCAGCCCGGTAACAGGAACACCATCCTTTATGCCTAATGGTTTTGCCGGAGTAATGAGTGCTGTTTCGGGGGTATTTTTTGCCTACATTGGCTTTGATGCTTTAAGTGTACTGTCTGAAGAAACCAAAGATCCGCAGAAAACCTTACCTAAAGGAATGATCATCTCTCTTGTTCTGTGTACTTTTATCTATATCGCCCTGACCCTTGTTCTTACAGGAATGGTAGATTACAGGAAGTTTGACGGAGTTGGAGATCCTCTTTCTTTTATATTTGAAAAAACCAATGCCAATGTAGCATGGATGGAACTTGTTGTTTCTTTTGTGGCTATCGTTGCTATTACCACTGTACTTTTGGTGTTCCAGATGGGGCAGCCGAGAATCTGGTATGCGATGAGCCGTGACGGACTGATGCCTCAGAGATTTCAGAAAGTACATCCTAAATATAAAACACCTTCTTACGCCACTATTGTAACAGGAATTGTAGTAGGAATCCCTATTTTATTTACCGATAAAACTTTCATCCTGGATTTCACCAGTATAGGAACGATATTCGCATTTGTATTAGTTTGTGCAGGAGTATTGCTTCTTCCGGCCAAAGAAAAAATTAAAGGAAGATTTCACCTTCCGTATGTAAACGGAAAGATTATTTTCCCTGTCATTTTCATTGGTGGATTAGCCGCTTTCTATTACTGGCAGCCGGAGTTTTTCGATAACCTTATGAACTGGAAAGATCCCAAAGAAGGTGAATTCAGAGCTTCGATCTTCTTCTTTATCCTGATCAACCTTGTTTTGTGTATTGTTACATTTATCAAGAATCTGTCTCTGATCCCGCTGATCGGCTTAAGCTCATGTCTTTATCTTCTTACCGGAATGAGCCACGACAACTGGTTCTGGTTCGGATTATGGTTTGCCATAGGAATGGTAATTTACTTCGGCTATGGCTACAGAAACAGTAAGCTTCGAAAAGAAATAAAATAAACGATATATTTCAGAAAATAAAAAGGGCGAAAAGGCAGATCTGCAGTTTCGCCCTTTTACTTTTTAACGCTATAAAAAATCGGCAGAATTATTGCTTTAACTTACTGAACAACATCAAACTACTTCACCATGTCAGAAAGAATAAAAACTTACAGAGAATTTTATCAGTTCTATCTTACTGAGCACAGGAAAATGGGAACCCGAATTTTTCACTTTATCGGAACCCTGCTTATCTTTGTGGTCATCTGGTATGTCATCAGCTCCGGAAAAGAACGATTTTTATGGTACATTCCGATCTTTGGATACGGTTTTGCATGGTTCAGTCATGCTGTTATTGAAAAAAATAAACCGGCTACTTTCAGATATCCTTTATGGTCCTTAATCTCGGATTTCAGGCTATTTTTTGAATTATTGATTGGAAAACAGAAGTTCACAGGTATTGAAGCCAAACCGAAAGAATCCACCAAATTATAATGCTATTGAATTTTGTGTGAAAATTTGCTGTTTTTTTGAAACGCAAAGTTCATTTATAGGCAAAGCACATTTCAGGCAGCAAAGTGTAGATTCAACTCTGGTGATTCGATGAAGCTGTAGACCAGCCTTCAGCTAATTAGTCAGAGTTATAAAAGCTTACTGAAAATCTTCGGTTTTCTTGCGCCCTAAAAGCAGCATAATCATTAAAAGCCTTGCGACTTTGCGGTGAATCTGCGAAGATCTGTGAGAATTAAAAAACCTAAAATCTGTGTATTCTGTGCAATCTGTGGGGAATCTGTTTGTATTGATACTTTTTTTGAAATGCAAAGCCTGAGCCTCTTTCAAAAAGTATAGGAAAATGACAAGCAGATTGATAAGATAAATAACTGTAATGTTATTCATACTTACAAAATTTAATGCGTATGATTAATATTGCTTTTCAAGAATATCATAATGAACAGTATTGATTACTTTTTCTGCTAAGGTATCTCCAGCAACTTTAATATGCTCAGGGATATAGGAGGATAATGTAATCGTTTTATCTTTATTTAAAGTAACAACAGACTCTTCCAGAACCTGATCTCCCACATAAAACTGAATCCTGTTTTCAGTTATTTTCCAGAAAGAAAGTCTTGGCTCAGTTGGTGTACAATTCCCGGAACTTCCTTCTATACGGTTATAAACTGCAAACCCGTCTTCTCTGATGGAATAATTCCTCATCAAACGGCAATCATCAAAATCTTTCACCACTTTTTTACCCTCTTCATAAAATCCGGCCTCTTTCAGTTTCCAGAATCCGATAACATCCTCTTTTTTTATTTTTTGTGCATTACACAGAAAAACCGCTGTAAAAAACAATATACCTGCTCCAATTCTATTCCTCATTGATCTTTTTATTTTGAAAAACGAAGATACAATAATATTACTGTCTTATGAGGGAGGAATATTCGAATTACAAGAAAGGGCCATAGGTACACTTTAATTTCTTTACTCCACATTCACGTTAATGTTGTTTAATTCTATACAATTGTTTCTTTTGGTTAAAATATTAAGAATATTAAAATTGAATCGTTAAAAATTAATGAACCAGAGAAAATCTATAGAAAAAATTTCGGCATGGTAATTGTCAATTAGGCCTTAAAATAAGTTTATGAAAAGTATCACAACCATTCTAAAAGGAGCTGTTCCTGCACTAGCATTATTCACCGTAACGCAATGTACAACAGCCAATGCAGCAGGAGCCGATGAAAAAACATTCATTGTAGGACCGGAAACTGCCGATTGTACCGGAGTAGCTCCAATGAAATGTCTTCAGGTAAAAGAAAAAGCTTCAGAAAACTGGACTAACTTCTACACCAACATTGAAGGATTCACCTACGAACCTGGATATGAATACGTTCTGAAAGTGAAGACAGAGAAAATCGCCAATCCTCCGGCTGACGGATCCTCTATAAAATATACATTGGTAAAACAAGTTTCCAAAACGAAGAAAAATACAGCCAATGCCGGTGAAAAAACCTTAATCGTAGGAGCTCAAACTGTAGACTGCTCTGCCGGGGCAGGACGTATGAAATGCATGCAGGTAAAAGAGAGTGCTTCAGAAAGCTGGACTAATTTCTACTCTCAGATTGAAGGATTCACTTACGAGCCTGGATATGAATATGTTCTGAAAGTGAAAACAGAGAAAATTGCCAATCCTCCGGCTGATGCTTCTTCTATAAAATATACCCTGATAGAACAGGTTTCTAAAACTAAAAAATAATTAAAAAAACGCCCGGCGAAGCCGGGCGTTTTTGATGGAAGCTGGAAAAAATGAGAATGGAAGTTAGTGTCGGATCAGAATATTAAACAGCTATTTTATTGACTTCATCAACACAATTTAAATGTATTTATTTTTCAGTTCTTCAGGAACTTCCTTCTTATCCTTTCTCTGCTTTATTTCTTAGATTAAGAGTTTTTCTGAGGTGGTTCCGGATATTTTCCTTTAGTGGCTTCTCCTACGGTATTGGCAGTAGTCATCGCCACTACCAGATCGTTCAGCATATTGCTTGCCGCAGTTGGTGAATTCGGAAGAAGGACAAGATTACTCCGGTTACTTGCTCCTACGGCATGTAAGGTATCGTAGTGCTGTGTAACGACGATCAGAGCAGATGCTTCATGAGAATTGATATCTACGTTATTCAACATCCGCACAGATTCCTCAAGACCTTTAGCAATTTCTCTTCTTTGATCTGCAATCCCCTGCCCCTGAAGTTTTTTAGATTCAGCTTCTGCTTTGGCTACCGCTACAATTCTTATTCTTTGAGCTTCAGACTCATACTCTGCTGCTGTTTTTTCTCTTTCTGCTGCATTGATCCTGTTCATGGCATGTTTTACCTGTTCATCCGGATCAATATCGGTTACCAGAGCTTTAATAATATCATATCCGTAACTGTTCATTGCTTCCTGAAGTTCACTTTTTACCGCTACTGCAATGTCATCTTTTCTTACAAAAACATCATCCAGCTTTAGCTTGGGAACTTCAGCCCGAACAACGTCAAATACAAAAGAGGTAATCTGATTTTCCGGGTTTTCCAGACGGTAATAGGCGTCTCCTACCTGATTCCTGATCACCTGGTACTGAACCGATATTTTCATTTTGATGAATACGTTATCCAGTGTTTTGGTATCGATCATAACATCCAGTTGCTGAATTCTCAAATTCAGTCTTTTGGCGATCTGGTCAATAACCGGAATTTTAAGATGCAGCCCGGAATGTCTCACAGTCTGAAATTTTCCGAAACGCTCAATAATAGCCGCTGTTTCCTGTTTAACCACAAAAAATGAAGCAAATAAAATAATCAGTCCGAAAAAAATAATGGGTGCTAAATAAAGACTCATAGTTTAATTTTTAAGTATTAGTTATGATAAAGATAAAATAATTTTAGTTTTAAATCTGCTATATTTACGACTAATAACCTTAAACTATACCATGAAAATTATTCTATTAGCTTTACTACTGGCAATTTCCGGCTTACAGGCACAGCAGCATCAGCCTTATTACCCGCATCTGGATAATCTGTTTTTAAATAACAAAGAACATGAATACAATTATTTCATTTATAATAAGACCAATCTGATCAAAGAACTCTTAAGAATCAGACAAAAAACATACTATAATAACTACTCTTTCAGCAGCAGCCCGAATGGTATCAGTTCATTTTCAGGTTTGGAAATTATTCCATTGCAGCAAAATATTGAAAACTTTCTTTCTACCGGTATTACCTTACAGCTACTCGGTGATAAAAAAACACATATTCAGATCACTTATACCGAGGCTTTTGGAAAGAAAGAAGGCAGCCAGAAAACCAACAGGGACTTTGACACTCTGGAATCAAACCTTGATATCTATGATAAGAATAAAGTAGCACTCTCTTTTCCTTTACAGATGCTGGCACCTTTTGTAACCAATAAAGATCTGAAAGGAGAATTTTTCATCTCAGAAATAGAAACATTTATTGCACAAGGTAAGAAGGCTGTTTTTATTGCTAAAGGAAATTTCTCTAAAGCTTTTTATCTGAAAAACAGCGGAGTAAACAGCCTGCTCATCAAAAAAATAGTCTTTGAGTTGATCAACGACGAATTATCTGTCAAAGCCGTTTACCCGATTTCAAACGACTATTCGGGAAAATATGAATATTCTCCTGATTCTCAAAATAATATCCTGATTTTAAAAATACCTTTTCAGCTTTAACTAAACGGTCATTCCGATATCAATCCCTTTGATTTTTCTGTAAAGGTCGGTGGCAAAATTATCGGTCATTCCTGAAACAAAATCAATTACTCCAAGAACTTTCTGGTAATCGGTTCCTTCTTCATACACAAATTGTCTCGGAAGGAGTTTCAGGGCTTTTTTATCATAGGATTTTCTTTCATCTTCCGGTTTCAGAATGGATGGAATAAAATGATCGAGAAGCTCATACATTACGTTGTAACCGGCATTTTCAATCTCTACGACCGCTTTGTGGTTATAGATCTTTTCAATGGAGAAAGATTCAATATCGTGCAGTGCCCTGTTGTCAGCTTTGTAAACATCCAGAAGGGCTTTATCCAGGTTTCCTTCAAGAATGGTTTCGAAATTATTCCTGTAAATCTCAAGCGATTTATTGATTAAAGCATTAATGGCTTTCGCTCTCAGGTAAGAGATCTTCTCATTTTCATTGGAGATGGAAGCCAGCTTGTTTTTCACCCGGCCCATATCATTGCTTTCTGATTTCACCAATTCGAAAAACAGGTTTTCACAGTCGGCGGTTGATACAATTCCCAGCCTGTGGGCATCTTCCATATCAATAATATTATAGCAAATATCATCTGCAGCTTCTACCAGCCATACAAACGGGTGTCTTTTGAAAATATATGGTTCCGAACTTTCTGTAATCAGACTCGTACCCTTGGCAATCTCTAAAAACAGATCTTTCTCATTCTGGAAGAACCCAAATTTTTTCCGGTGTATAATTCCTTTTTTCTTAGCCACCGCTTCACAGGGATATTTTGCAATGCTGGCTAAGGTAGAAAATGTAAGCTGAATCCCGCCTTCATCTTTTCCCTGCTGGCGTTGTGCCAACACTCTTATGGCATTGGCATTTCCTTCAAAATTCACCAGATCAGCCCATTCTTTTTCATTGAATTTCGGTTTCAGGTCTTTTTCATTTCTTTCAAAATAGCTCGCAATGGCATCTTCTCCCGAATGTCCGAAAGCAGGGTTTCCCACATCATGACATAAACAGGCCGCCGCAATTACATTTCCTAAATTATGAAGATAGAAATTTCTGGAATCTTCTGTCAACTCATTTTTATAGGTTTCGGAAATAAATTCTCCGATGATGCTTCCTAAACTTCTTCCTACCGATGATACTTCTAACGAGTGAGTCAGCCGGTTGTGTACAAAAACACTTCCGGGAAGAGGAAAAACCTGGGTTTTATTCTGTAATCTTCTGAAAGCGGAAGAGAAAATAATTCGGTCGAAATCTCTCTGAAAATCAGTTCTTGAAGCTTTAGTATGTGGATTGTTCCCTGTACGCTGATTGGTAAAAATCTGGTTTAAGTTCATCATTTTTCAAAATTACTCCAAATTTTATTTTTACGGAATAGTATTTGAATTTTTATTGAAAAGCAAAATTATGCCTGAAGGTCCATCCATACTCATCATGAAAGAAAGCCTGCAGTATTTTGTCGGGAAAACCGTGACAGAAGCTTCGGGTAACGCTCAATTCGACAAAGATCCTCTGATTGATCAGATTCTTTTGGACATCCGTACTTTCGGGAAGCAGACCTACCTTATATTCAGGAAACATGCAATCCGGATTCATTTGCTGATGTTTGGTTCCTATAGTACTGATGAACAGACCAAACCGGATAAAAGCCTCCGTTTATCACTGCACTTTCAGTCAGAAAGCATGTATTTTTACACCTGCTCTGTAAAACTTGTTGACTCTGAATTTCTGTCTTCTATTGACTGGGAAGCTGATGTTATGAGCGATCTGTGGAACCCTGAAAAAGCGGAGCAGAAACTGAAAGCAAAACCGGGAATGATGGTTTGCGATGCTTTAATGAATCAGGATATTTTTTCCGGAGTAGGAAATATCATCAAAAATGAAGTTCTTTTCAGAATCGGAGTACAACCGGAAAGCCTTGTAGGAAAACTGCCGGCTAAAAAACGGAAAGACCTTATTGCTGAAGCCCGAAACTACAGTTTTGATTTTCTGGAATGGAAAAAGGAATTTGTTTTAAAAAAGCACTGGCTGGTCCACACGAAAACAATCTGTCCGAAATGTGGACTGAAACTGATTAAAAAGCAAACAGGCTTAGGAAAACGAAGAAGCTTTTACTGCGAAAAAGACCAAAAGCTTTATTCCTGATATTACTATTAGATTAAAAATCAATTTCCATCCTTCATATTCCCGCAGATGGTGCAGATTTTTTTTCAGATTTGCAAAATATCCTGGATTTACGGGAAAATTAAAACAGAAAGACTTGTGTCATCTGAATAATCTGTGGGAGATTTTTTAATCACAGAAAAGCCTTAGCATTTTAACTGCACAGAACTCGCTAGTCAGAACTCAGGAACCCACCTGCATATTTTGTAAAGAACTCTGATCTGTAGACCTCTCCTATCGGAATTTCAGATTCATCAATATAGATATTATGGTTATCAAATGAATCAATGAAATCAACATTCACCACATAAGATTTGCTGACCCTTAAAAAAGCTTCACATGAAATTTTCTGATGGATGGTTTTCAGGTTCATGGCCGTGATAAGCTTCTGCTGGCGGGTATGAATCACAACATAGTCTTTCAATCCCTCAATAAATTTAACATCCGAAAAACTAATTTTATAAAATCTCCGGTCTGCCTTAATGAACAGAAAGTCTTCCGTATTGGATTCTACCGTATTTTTTATGGTATTTTTAGATAAAAGTTCGCTGTACAAAATAGCTTTCCCTATTGCTTTTTCAAGTCGTTTAGGATCAACAGGCTTCAGAAGATAGTCTACCGCTTCCAGCTCGTAACTTTTGAGAGCATATTGGGAATACGCTGTTGTGAAAATAACCAGTGTTCCTTCCGGCAGCATTTCTGCAAACTCAAGTCCGGTAACCATTGGCATTTCAATATCCAGAAAAATAAGATCGGTATCATTGGTTTTAAGAAAATCCAGTGCAGCCGGGGCATTAGAAAACTCTCCAAGAATCTCAATTTTTGAAATTTCGTTGATCAATGAGCGCATTTCTGCTCTTGCCAGTGGTTCATCATCTACTATAATACAGTTCATACAGGAATTTTTAAATTTACGGTATATTCTTTTTCTCCGGAAGCAATCTTCAGATCAAATGTACTGCCATATAACAGCTCCAGTCTTCTTTTAATATTGGCAAGCCCCAGTCCGCTGTACTTTTCGTTGGATATGATGAATTTAGGATCCCTGGAATTAATACATGTAAAGAATAATTCTTTATTTTCAACCCTGATGATGATCCTGATATAAGAATCTTTTCCACTGATGTCTGCACTGTGTTTTACAGCATTTTCAACAAAAGTAGTGAATAAATTAGGAGGAATAAAAACACTTTTCGAAGCCTTGTTTTCTGTATCAGCTTCAATATCAAAGGAAAAATTCTCTCTTCTTATCTTTTCCAGAGTAAGAAAATTGGAAAGGAAATCAATTTCTGAGGTCAGCAAAGTTTTTTCTTCACTGTTTTCATAAAGCTGATACCTAAGGAATTCCGAGAGTTTGACGATCACCGTGGATGCTTTTTCCGGATCTGTCCGGGTCAGTGCTTTCACATTATTCAGCATATTAAAAAGAAAATGCGGATTAATCTGATTCCGGAGTTCATTCAGTTCCATCTGAAGGGTAAGGTTGCTGAGTTCCATAATTCTTTTATTATCATGAATCCATTTTTGCAGAAGCTTTACGGTTGTTGTGGTCAGAATGATGGGTACACACATCAGAACACCTTCATAGATACTGCCCTTTTCACCTTCTGTTTTTATGTTGACAATCCTAAAATCGGAAAACAGGGTTTTAAATCCATATCCGATCAGGTTTAGCCCAATCACTCCCATTAAAACCAGCAATATAAGATAGGTAATATATCTTGCTCTGAAAAAGAACCTGGGCACAAGGACATAAATATTAATGTAAACCATCGTAATCAACATTATATATACAAAAAAGAGAATATAATACTGATATATACCAGAATACCAATGCCAGAACCTGGCACTGTACAACAGGAGAAAAAAGAAAATTAAAAACAACAGGTGTCTGGAAAGTCTGAACCGGCCTTCTGTCAGAAAATCCATAACAAGTGTTTCTTTGAATCTGTAGTTGCTTAATTTCATATTTTCCGGAGTGATGAATACTGGAACAAAAATAGAGAATAACGAAAACTATTCATATAATATTATACCAACCCTGTATTTTATTATACCAATTTTCCCGCACTCTGATTTCGTATAAAATAAAAGCGGTTTCGTATAAAAAGATTCAGGAGCATGTCTATTCTGTATTTCTTTGTCCTGTTCAATTTATGCTTATGGAATTAGCCGTTTTTCAGGAATTAGCAAAGGAAATCACTTTAGAATGTTTTTATATGACAGAATCCCAACAGGAAGAAAAAGTAATACAGCTTATTGATCTTCATCATTTTGCAGAATGTTATCATGAACATCTCAAAATCCTAAACTACATCCACCATCCTATTAATATTATAGAAGAAAAAGGGATCCGGAAAGGTATTTTATTTTATGACATGAAACATTCCACGCCGTTTGACTGGAATGCATTTGAGGAATTCAAAAGATATAATGAACTCAAAGAGCTCTGGTTTGTTTTTGTAGAAGAGGACCTGACAGCTGGAAGCGCCCGCTATACCAACTTCATCATCGAGAACAGCATTGAAATATTTTATGACAGGATATTTCGGTTCAATTTTTTCCAGTCTGCCATCCAACAACTAAAATAAAACCATGAAAACATTGAGAAGAGTTCTTTTTCCGCTTGCCATCTTTCCTTTTAAAAGTATCGTAAATGCTCAGAAAAAGACAGTATTCCTTTAAAAGTAAGGGCATTTTTTGCCGATAAATTTCCACAGAACCGCGATCTTATTGTAGATTTTACCCAGACTGCACCTTATAAGTTTTCATCAGAGCTTCAGGGTGCAGATCTGCCAGACAATCGAGTAAAAAGCTTTCAGCAGATAAGAGCCAGAGCCAATATTTATTTTATCAAAAAGAAAAACTGGCTGCTGGGTACCTCTCTCAATTACCGCTACACCTCAATGAATACGGAACATCCTGTAGAGCCCGGAGCCGGAAAACAGGAAAAAAACTTTCATTATCATACTGAGGCAGTGAATTTTAATTATTTTTCAAGGTTATTTAATAAAACAGCCATTTATACGGCTTCAGTTTCTGTAGATGGAAGTAATCAGCATTTTGAAAGAGCCCGGGGAACAGTAACAGCTTCAGTGATTTTGAAAGCAACACCAAAAACAAAAATGATTATCGGTATTGCCGGTTTTATTGATCCCAGTGCACAGATTCCGGTGCTCCCCATCTTTACTTATGAAAACAAATTTAATAACGGATGGGTTCTCGATATTCTTCTTCCGAAAAAAATGCTGATCCGAAAAGATATTTTCGCCAATGGAAGGATCTCCCTGGGAACAGAAATGGACAATACTAATTTTTACCTGTACCGCAATAACAGGACTTACGAATTTCGGCAGGTTGAGATCAATTCGGGAGCGATGTATGAACATAACCTTGGTGGAAACTTTGTAGGAATTTTAAAAACAGGAATCAGGGCTGTCCCGCGAGCAAGAGTTTTTGACAAAGAGGAATCTTTTAAAGACTATATTTTTGAAGCGAAATATCAGCCGTCATTTTACCTCGATGTCGGAATTTCCTATAATCCATTTGGAAAACCTCGGACAAAGTAATGCCAACTCAGGGAAATTTTCAGAAAATTCCAAAAAAAATAATCCGTCAACCATTACTTTTCTAAAGAAGATCACCGCCCGATCTTTATAACAAACTGAAAAACCCGACCAATAAACTTAACTGCCTTACCTATTACCTATTACCTATTACCTATTACCTATTACCCCTAAGTTTATCATCGCACTATATCTAATGCGTTCCCATCTTTGAGAACACATTAATAACAATAACCCCAATAACAATCAGGGCAATACCGATAATTGCTGGGAGGTCAGGAACCTGTTTAAAAGCAATTACACCAATAAGGGTGATAAAAACAATTCCTACCCCAGACCAGATTGCATAGGTTATCCCTACCGGAATCTGCCGGAGCGTAATACTCAGGAAATAAAATGCAGCAGCATATCCTATTACAGTAGCTACAGAAGGCCATAGCTTTGAAAATTCTTCAGATTTTTTCAGAAAACTGGTTGCGATGATTTCAAATA
This region of Chryseobacterium vaccae genomic DNA includes:
- a CDS encoding DMT family transporter, coding for MGRSYIFLALAIVFEIIATSFLKKSEEFSKLWPSVATVIGYAAAFYFLSITLRQIPVGITYAIWSGVGIVFITLIGVIAFKQVPDLPAIIGIALIVIGVIVINVFSKMGTH